In Maridesulfovibrio sp., a single genomic region encodes these proteins:
- a CDS encoding zinc dependent phospholipase C family protein yields MSRIFLVLIFTVTAVLGSAATCLAWGPGVHMAIGNAVLSHTGLFSAETARMLLSNSAIFLYGCLSADIFIGKGSKAKRKHSHNWKTGFALLEEADTEFLKAYSLGYLSHLAADIIAHNYYVPNLMCEAPPGGRVSHVYIEMLADDQANWSAQQTTRLFRKAHDEADLSLRKHMDARKLSFFLKKSVFHQTIGLLEYKTVTRSLHFSKRVIPAYRHDYLRSVLDYSYRLVVDLLQDPEKAVALEFDPIGSDNLALASKENSWRRALKRSGDSATSFEVSGRITALPFPPGTDALMKPASGNYSPPLPSRG; encoded by the coding sequence ATGAGCAGAATTTTTCTTGTCCTGATATTCACCGTTACGGCGGTTCTGGGGTCTGCGGCGACCTGTCTGGCCTGGGGGCCGGGAGTGCACATGGCCATAGGAAACGCGGTCCTGTCCCACACCGGGCTGTTTTCCGCAGAGACCGCCAGAATGCTCCTGTCGAACTCGGCAATATTTTTATACGGCTGTCTCAGTGCAGACATATTCATAGGCAAGGGCAGCAAGGCCAAACGCAAGCACAGCCATAACTGGAAAACAGGATTCGCGTTGCTGGAAGAGGCCGATACGGAGTTTCTCAAAGCCTACTCCCTTGGATACCTTTCCCATCTGGCAGCCGATATCATAGCCCACAACTACTATGTTCCGAACCTGATGTGCGAGGCCCCTCCGGGCGGCAGGGTGAGCCATGTGTATATTGAAATGCTGGCCGATGACCAGGCCAACTGGTCGGCGCAGCAGACAACAAGGCTGTTCAGAAAGGCCCATGATGAAGCGGACCTGTCGCTGCGCAAGCACATGGATGCACGGAAGCTGAGTTTTTTTCTGAAAAAAAGCGTGTTTCATCAGACAATAGGGTTGCTTGAGTACAAAACGGTCACGCGATCGCTGCATTTTTCCAAACGGGTCATACCGGCATACCGCCATGATTATCTGCGTTCGGTGCTGGACTATTCCTACAGACTGGTGGTTGATCTGCTGCAGGACCCTGAAAAGGCTGTGGCTCTGGAGTTTGATCCTATCGGAAGTGACAACCTTGCCCTTGCCTCCAAGGAAAACAGCTGGCGACGGGCATTAAAGCGTTCCGGAGATTCCGCCACCAGCTTTGAGGTCAGCGGGCGCATCACGGCGCTGCCTTTTCCTCCGGGGACGGACGCACTTATGAAGCCTGCCTCTGGAAACTATTCCCCCCCCTTGCCCTCCCGCGGATGA
- a CDS encoding phospholipase D-like domain-containing protein: protein MEWNLLIGHLSVVGGFILAAVLVMSILRKQRTSSAAFAWLMAIVFAPYIGVPLYLIFGGRKLKRDAHTKEDIHLEVQETVPAAQADPIDTLLREYGIPGATGGNKVRLCPTGIDIYNELVELIESAEHQILITTFILSKDEVGRDIVERLARKAASGVTVRLLLDDIGSMFTTRRFLKKLLDNGGKVAYFMPLFRAPFHGKTNLRNHRKIAIADQKVVLAGGTNIANEYIGPKPCKDRWVDLSFVLRGPAVRHYIEVFQSDWLFAYGEKVNIIPPCLKGGAVSGEGVMQVVPSGPDVPRDPVHDAMLTAAFTAEKRLWIVTPYYVPDEALAQALRLAALRGVDVRVVVPGKSNHLLADLARGTHLRELEECGGVILKFPHMVHAKVVVVDNRLAVVGSANMDMRSLFLNYEIVMFSYSDPDVEAVKQWVKGLINESREGTQHVGFVRDTVEGVARLVAPLL, encoded by the coding sequence ATGGAATGGAATCTGTTAATAGGTCATCTCTCCGTTGTGGGCGGCTTTATTCTGGCTGCCGTTCTGGTCATGTCCATCCTTAGAAAACAGCGCACGTCCTCGGCGGCATTTGCGTGGCTTATGGCTATTGTTTTCGCTCCGTACATAGGAGTCCCGCTCTACCTTATTTTCGGCGGGCGCAAGCTTAAAAGGGATGCCCACACCAAGGAAGACATCCATCTGGAAGTGCAGGAAACGGTTCCGGCAGCACAGGCCGATCCCATAGACACCCTGCTGCGAGAATACGGAATACCGGGTGCCACCGGCGGAAACAAAGTCAGGCTCTGCCCTACCGGTATCGACATCTACAATGAGCTTGTTGAACTTATCGAGAGTGCCGAGCACCAGATACTGATAACCACCTTTATCCTTTCAAAGGACGAAGTGGGCAGGGACATCGTCGAACGGCTGGCGCGCAAGGCTGCCTCCGGAGTTACTGTGCGGCTGCTGCTGGACGATATCGGGTCCATGTTCACCACACGAAGGTTCCTGAAAAAACTGCTCGATAACGGCGGAAAGGTCGCCTATTTCATGCCGCTCTTCCGGGCGCCGTTTCACGGAAAAACCAACCTGCGCAACCACCGCAAGATAGCCATTGCCGACCAGAAGGTCGTGCTGGCCGGCGGAACCAACATAGCCAATGAATACATAGGGCCGAAACCGTGCAAGGACCGTTGGGTGGATCTGTCTTTTGTCCTGCGCGGCCCTGCGGTGCGTCACTATATAGAAGTTTTCCAGTCCGACTGGCTTTTTGCCTACGGGGAAAAGGTCAATATCATTCCGCCGTGCCTCAAGGGAGGAGCTGTCAGCGGCGAGGGGGTCATGCAGGTTGTGCCTTCCGGCCCTGACGTACCTCGTGACCCGGTGCATGACGCCATGCTTACCGCAGCTTTCACAGCGGAGAAACGTCTCTGGATTGTCACTCCCTACTACGTGCCGGATGAAGCGCTGGCCCAGGCCCTGCGTCTTGCCGCCCTGCGCGGAGTGGATGTGCGGGTTGTGGTTCCGGGCAAGTCCAACCACCTGCTTGCCGATCTGGCCCGCGGAACACATCTCCGTGAACTTGAGGAGTGCGGCGGCGTCATTCTGAAATTTCCGCACATGGTACATGCCAAGGTAGTTGTTGTGGACAACCGTCTTGCGGTTGTCGGTTCGGCAAATATGGACATGCGCAGCCTGTTCCTGAACTACGAGATCGTCATGTTCTCCTATTCCGATCCTGACGTTGAAGCCGTAAAACAATGGGTTAAGGGGCTGATAAACGAAAGCAGGGAAGGAACACAGCACGTAGGATTCGTGCGTGATACCGTGGAAGGAGTAGCCCGCCTTGTGGCTCCGCTGCTTTAG
- a CDS encoding cyclic nucleotide-binding domain-containing protein — protein sequence MGSSSPNIKSFYKGQEIFKEGQESSVAYMIKKGAVNIFKILNNEKIVLARLGEGEIFGEMGIISKGSRSANAEAAEYCDLVILTDQIILKLLDQCPRTIQYMTRLLVKRLARTGEMISPKGHRNNFTSICHILDMAYRTHMSMDREQARKERNHDLGLDYSKLCKKIRDIILVTQADIDSVINKLKGLKMIDVIDLRTGKAFPDRFIQIADPANFIEISTNLFKELQQTSFSTTSELQIVDIYEIAEMLESDPKIIYKKIGMEDFPETMFMFDRKKVGEWASEKEPDYFSKVKKKKKDISELEDIDDIVFVDNATLKEVFTRLGYHKLGLLMSIAGEEARKKMLSNLAKKIAQVVQDEVSEHVDEADAEDAVNELFDMVREIKGGDIK from the coding sequence ATGGGTTCCAGCAGTCCCAACATCAAGTCCTTTTACAAGGGACAGGAAATATTCAAGGAAGGGCAGGAGAGTTCCGTTGCCTATATGATCAAGAAAGGCGCGGTCAACATATTCAAAATCCTCAACAACGAAAAGATCGTCCTTGCCAGACTCGGAGAGGGCGAAATATTCGGCGAAATGGGCATCATCTCCAAAGGCAGCCGTTCTGCCAACGCCGAAGCTGCCGAATACTGCGATCTGGTAATCCTGACCGATCAGATCATACTCAAACTTCTGGACCAGTGCCCGCGAACAATTCAGTACATGACCAGACTTCTGGTCAAACGGCTGGCCCGCACCGGGGAAATGATCTCGCCCAAAGGGCACCGCAACAACTTCACCAGTATCTGCCACATCCTCGATATGGCCTACCGCACCCATATGAGCATGGACCGGGAGCAGGCCCGCAAAGAACGCAACCACGACCTTGGGCTTGACTACAGCAAGCTGTGCAAAAAAATCAGGGACATCATTCTGGTAACACAGGCTGATATCGATTCGGTCATAAACAAGCTCAAGGGCCTCAAGATGATTGACGTGATCGACCTGCGCACCGGAAAAGCCTTCCCGGACCGCTTCATACAGATCGCCGATCCAGCAAATTTCATTGAAATATCCACCAATCTTTTCAAGGAACTCCAGCAGACGTCCTTTTCCACAACTTCCGAGCTTCAGATTGTAGACATCTACGAGATTGCCGAAATGCTGGAGAGTGATCCTAAAATCATCTACAAAAAAATCGGGATGGAGGATTTTCCGGAAACCATGTTCATGTTCGACCGCAAGAAGGTCGGTGAATGGGCTTCGGAGAAGGAACCTGATTATTTCAGCAAGGTAAAGAAAAAGAAAAAGGATATTTCGGAACTTGAAGACATAGACGATATCGTCTTTGTGGATAATGCCACTCTCAAGGAAGTCTTTACCCGGCTGGGCTACCACAAGCTTGGATTGCTGATGAGCATAGCCGGAGAAGAGGCCAGAAAGAAGATGCTTTCCAATCTGGCCAAGAAAATAGCACAGGTAGTACAGGACGAAGTGAGCGAGCATGTTGATGAAGCGGATGCTGAAGATGCTGTGAACGAGCTTTTTGATATGGTGAGGGAGATCAAGGGGGGGGATATTAAATGA
- a CDS encoding MotA/TolQ/ExbB proton channel family protein: protein MNIATIIGIFCGIAILVVATYTSTDSVEVFINLPGIAIVGGGTIASTFICYPLREVMRVLKVFMMAMGADELPLENYINVIVGLSKQVAAKGEEHLEGSLKKIENDFLREGLQMLVDGYSKEEIKEILDNRIQQYHEQEYSAAGIYRTMSTLSPAFGIIGTLIGLIAMMQGMGEDIGAIGPAMATALTTTLYGALFANMLFMPIAIKVEKRIDEITLLMRVIRDGILFIKEKTPSAIVMDKLKGYLPPRKWATVKAKK from the coding sequence ATGAATATAGCGACCATAATCGGTATTTTTTGCGGTATAGCCATCCTTGTGGTGGCCACCTACACCTCCACGGATTCCGTGGAGGTTTTCATCAACCTGCCGGGTATTGCAATTGTCGGCGGCGGAACCATCGCCTCTACATTCATCTGCTACCCCCTGCGCGAAGTCATGCGTGTGCTCAAGGTTTTCATGATGGCCATGGGTGCGGACGAGCTTCCACTTGAAAACTACATCAACGTAATTGTCGGCCTTTCCAAACAGGTCGCGGCCAAGGGCGAAGAGCACCTCGAAGGAAGCCTGAAAAAGATAGAAAACGATTTTCTGCGCGAAGGTCTGCAGATGCTGGTGGACGGCTATTCCAAGGAAGAAATCAAAGAGATTCTGGACAACCGCATCCAGCAGTATCACGAGCAGGAATACAGCGCGGCCGGAATCTACCGGACCATGTCCACCCTTTCTCCGGCCTTCGGCATCATCGGGACTCTGATCGGCCTCATAGCAATGATGCAGGGCATGGGCGAAGATATAGGCGCCATCGGCCCTGCCATGGCCACGGCGCTTACAACGACCCTTTACGGCGCGCTCTTTGCCAACATGCTTTTCATGCCCATAGCCATCAAGGTCGAAAAACGCATAGACGAGATCACCCTGCTCATGCGGGTTATCCGTGACGGCATACTTTTCATCAAGGAAAAGACTCCTTCGGCCATTGTCATGGACAAGCTCAAGGGCTACCTGCCGCCGCGCAAGTGGGCAACAGTCAAGGCCAAAAAGTAA
- a CDS encoding OmpA family protein gives MSDDFQLKKPSQEGGEGGWALTLADMMTLLLCFFVLLLAIADVDQNKYKNVSESLAEAMGVESPRSRDGSSVARMSISQDQRNIFEMQLEMSRLVGRETDALNIKMRPDSVAIILKGNFFFRSGHADLTPGAIKVLDQIVSTLAKSPYDIVVEGHSDNIPINSKQFPSNWELSSARASAVARYLLDHGFSKQRIKVMGMADTQPMYPNEDEKGNPIPENQKRNRRVTLLVFPPKADTAKK, from the coding sequence ATGTCCGACGATTTCCAGTTAAAGAAACCATCTCAGGAAGGGGGCGAGGGAGGCTGGGCTCTGACCCTTGCCGATATGATGACCCTGCTGCTCTGCTTTTTTGTTCTGCTGCTGGCGATTGCCGATGTGGACCAGAACAAATACAAGAACGTTTCCGAATCTCTGGCCGAAGCCATGGGAGTTGAATCCCCCCGGTCCCGTGACGGCTCGTCCGTGGCCCGCATGTCCATCAGCCAGGATCAGCGCAACATCTTTGAAATGCAACTTGAAATGTCCCGGCTGGTGGGAAGGGAAACCGATGCCCTGAATATAAAGATGAGGCCGGATTCCGTGGCCATCATTCTCAAGGGCAACTTCTTTTTCCGGAGCGGGCACGCGGATCTGACCCCCGGAGCGATAAAGGTTCTGGACCAGATAGTCTCCACGCTGGCCAAATCCCCTTATGATATTGTGGTGGAAGGTCATTCGGATAACATCCCCATCAATTCCAAGCAGTTCCCGTCCAACTGGGAACTTTCCTCGGCCAGGGCAAGCGCGGTGGCCCGCTACCTGCTGGATCACGGATTCAGCAAGCAGCGGATTAAGGTCATGGGCATGGCAGACACCCAGCCCATGTATCCCAACGAGGACGAAAAAGGGAATCCGATCCCGGAAAACCAGAAACGAAACCGCAGAGTTACGCTGCTGGTCTTCCCGCCCAAGGCTGACACTGCCAAGAAATAA
- a CDS encoding peptidylprolyl isomerase: protein MSQAKDGDKIRVHYAGYLEDGTEFDSSYKRGEPLEIVLGQGMLIKGFEDAVKGLSTGEKVKTSICPEDGYGPYHDEHTFEVDRNQIPPEINPQVGMMLQVNTEQGVTNVTVKSVNDEKVVLDGNHPLAGQTMIFEIELVEIVG from the coding sequence ATGTCCCAAGCCAAAGACGGCGACAAAATCCGCGTTCACTACGCCGGTTATCTTGAAGACGGCACCGAGTTCGATTCCTCCTACAAAAGAGGAGAGCCTCTTGAAATTGTTCTCGGCCAGGGAATGCTGATCAAAGGTTTCGAAGACGCCGTCAAGGGCCTTTCGACAGGAGAAAAGGTAAAGACCTCCATCTGCCCTGAAGACGGCTATGGTCCTTATCACGATGAGCATACTTTTGAAGTCGACCGCAACCAGATTCCGCCGGAAATTAATCCCCAGGTGGGCATGATGTTGCAGGTCAATACCGAGCAGGGAGTCACCAATGTTACCGTTAAATCGGTGAACGATGAGAAGGTTGTGCTTGACGGCAACCATCCTCTGGCAGGCCAGACAATGATTTTCGAGATCGAACTGGTTGAGATCGTAGGCTGA
- a CDS encoding zinc finger domain-containing protein, which translates to MALNKELIDILVCPECRGKLELLEGETGLKCDACKVVYPIKDDIPIMLVDEAVPADKWDKN; encoded by the coding sequence ATGGCTCTTAATAAAGAATTGATTGATATCCTGGTCTGTCCCGAGTGCAGAGGGAAGCTTGAACTTCTGGAAGGCGAAACCGGGCTGAAATGTGATGCCTGCAAAGTCGTGTATCCTATAAAGGACGATATTCCCATTATGCTCGTGGACGAAGCTGTTCCGGCAGATAAGTGGGATAAAAATTAA
- a CDS encoding PHP domain-containing protein translates to MSAIDLHTHSTASDGTMTPAELVRAARDAGLSAIAVTDHDTIDGLPEALEAGVKAGVEVIPGCELSVQSETGALHIVGLWVDSYSYTLKKAFDKIRDRRKSRNEGMVAKLRDLGFEISMEELLAQGAGTIGRPHMARIMVDKGYVSSFDEAFVDYLGKKGRAYMPKDNISAEQAFELLHSTGATPILAHPFLLNNNEEKLEKEIHRLKELGLEGIEVYYSSHTVEMTGFIKKMAKKYDLQPSGGSDFHGYVKPDIHLGKGAGNLFVHHSVLDGLKAFRQSKGLKV, encoded by the coding sequence ATGTCTGCCATAGATCTGCATACCCATTCCACAGCATCGGACGGGACCATGACCCCGGCCGAGCTTGTCCGCGCCGCCAGAGACGCAGGACTTTCAGCCATTGCCGTAACTGACCACGATACCATTGACGGGCTGCCCGAAGCCCTTGAAGCAGGAGTAAAAGCCGGGGTGGAAGTCATACCCGGCTGCGAACTGAGCGTCCAGAGCGAAACCGGTGCACTGCACATTGTGGGCCTCTGGGTTGATTCCTATTCATACACCCTGAAAAAAGCCTTTGACAAAATCCGCGACCGCCGCAAAAGCCGCAACGAAGGTATGGTCGCCAAACTCAGGGACCTCGGCTTTGAAATATCCATGGAAGAACTTCTGGCCCAGGGAGCCGGAACCATAGGTCGGCCGCACATGGCCCGCATCATGGTTGATAAGGGATACGTCAGCAGCTTTGATGAGGCTTTTGTCGACTATCTTGGCAAAAAAGGCCGGGCCTACATGCCCAAGGACAACATCTCTGCCGAACAGGCATTCGAGTTGCTCCATTCAACCGGGGCAACTCCGATTCTTGCCCATCCGTTCCTCCTGAACAACAATGAGGAAAAGCTGGAAAAGGAAATTCACAGGCTCAAAGAACTTGGCCTTGAGGGCATCGAGGTATATTACAGCTCCCACACGGTTGAAATGACCGGATTCATCAAGAAAATGGCCAAAAAATACGACCTGCAGCCCAGCGGAGGATCGGACTTTCACGGCTACGTAAAACCGGACATCCATCTGGGCAAAGGTGCCGGAAACCTCTTCGTCCACCACAGCGTGCTTGACGGCCTTAAGGCATTCAGGCAATCCAAGGGCCTCAAAGTATAA